The genomic interval TCGCTCGAGCAGAGCGGTGACTTCCGCATCCTCGATCAGCAACCGCCGGCAGGCAACGCGCAGGCGCCAGCTCCCGAGCAGGAGCAGCAGCAGTCGCGGCAGCATGCCGTAGACGAGAATGACCATGAGTACGAACGGCCACCACTGACCCAGCTGCACCGCGCGGGCCTGGGGCACTCCGCCAGTTTCCAGTCGGAAGAAGCGGGAAGCTTCCACCAGTTCCTGACCGGGTACCGCCCGTGGTAACCAGCTCGACCAGGGCGCGGCGATGGCAGCCAGCCAGGTCTGCAGCTCCCGTGCATCTATATCGAGGGTGCTGCTCCAGCCGAATGCAAGATCCGTGAAGGCAATCAGCACCCAGGCAGCCACCAGCACCCCACAGAAATAGCCCACCGCAAGCCACTGGGAAAATACTAGCAGCTGCCAGCGCGCAAACGCGCTGCTGTTCCTGATCGACCGGGAAGCTACAAACAGTCGCACATCGGCCAGTCGATCGAGCCAGGCACCCGCCCAGCGGGCAGGATTGAGCCCACCCAGACCGGTACCCGCGGGGAACCAGCCGGGCAGCAGCAGCAGGGTGATCAGTACCAGCAGGAGGGGCAATCCGACCAGAACACCGAGCAGGGTGATCAGATTGACCGGATAATCACCCTGATAACTGAATCCCAGAGTCCCGACGCTCAGCCCCAGCACGACACCAAGCAGGCTGAGCAACACCACCGCACTGCGGCGCAGGGAGACGAAACGCACACCCTGCTGCCCTTCGTCAGCGTGGCCACCACGCACCATGCGCCACCATGCCAGCACACGCTGCAATTCGGCGCGGGAGCCAGGCACCACCTCGAGCTGCCGACCAATTTCCCGGTCCCGCGCCAGTCGCTCCAGGTACGGAGTCTGCTGATCTTCCCGCAACCAGCGCTGCACATCGATCACAGTAGCCAGCAGAGGTTCTGACATCTCAGATACGGATCCGCCACCAGCTGTTGCAACTATTGTAGCTGTTGCAAATGGGCCAACTGGCGTGCCATGAATCCCTGACGTGCCGGTTTTTGATGGTCAGGCGCTCGCCAGAGCGCTCTGCTTTCGAGGCGCGCAGAGTTCGAGGAAGCGCCCGATGTGCTCGAAGGCCTCTCGTGCTTCCGGCAGCTTCTGTTCGAAGGCATGCCATACGTGCAGCATGTGATGCCAGGTTTCCAGGGTTGCCTCCGATCCTGCCGCGTTCGCCTTATTCACATAGCGCCGGGCATCATCCAGCAGCATCTCGGCTTCACTGGCGTGCACGAGAGTCGGCGGCAGGTTGGAGAGGTCGCCGAACACGGGCGACACCCGCGGGTCCGACGGGCGGACCCGGTAGGCGAACCAGGAAAACCACAAGGCCCCGACCCGCGGCAGCCTGGTGATGCGGCCGAACATCGGCCCGAGCATGTGATCGGTAGCGACATTGGACGCCAGGCTGGGGCTGGTGAAAGTCGCGTCGGTCGCCGGCGACAGCGCAACGGCCGCTTCCGCCGGCCGCAGGCCGCTGTCCCGCGCCCAGGCAATGACGGCCAGTGTGAGATTGCCGCCGGCGGAATCACCGGCAACGAACAGGGTTTCCAACGCACGCTTTCCCTGGGGTCCGTTCTCGAGAATCCAGCGATAGGCGCGCTGGCAGTCGGTGAGACAGTCCAGCCGCCGATGCTCGGGCATCAGCCGGTAGTCGACTGCCAGCACGCTGGCCCCTGCGATCCGGGACAGCGTCGTAGTAATCGGCCGATGGCTGCGCGGACTGCCCATCGTGAACGCACCCCCGTGCAGATAGAGCAGGCGCCGGTTCGGATCAGCCCCTTCTGCCAGCACCCACTCACCGGGCACGCCGTCTGTATCCACCCTGGTGACCTGCACACCTTCGAGGTCGGCATCGTCACCCATGGCATCCATGGTGTCGCGCATGGTCTTGAGCCGGTCGCGGCTGCTCACCCCCGCGCCTGCACTGGCAAACCCTTTCAGCAATTCCACCAC from Pseudomonadales bacterium carries:
- a CDS encoding DUF2868 domain-containing protein, which produces MSEPLLATVIDVQRWLREDQQTPYLERLARDREIGRQLEVVPGSRAELQRVLAWWRMVRGGHADEGQQGVRFVSLRRSAVVLLSLLGVVLGLSVGTLGFSYQGDYPVNLITLLGVLVGLPLLLVLITLLLLPGWFPAGTGLGGLNPARWAGAWLDRLADVRLFVASRSIRNSSAFARWQLLVFSQWLAVGYFCGVLVAAWVLIAFTDLAFGWSSTLDIDARELQTWLAAIAAPWSSWLPRAVPGQELVEASRFFRLETGGVPQARAVQLGQWWPFVLMVILVYGMLPRLLLLLLGSWRLRVACRRLLIEDAEVTALLERLSTPNVSFDRDELELAQDSTDAMSGSATIAVDERTAVLSWNGALTAKGASVWLGGREVAVLALAAWDDGKDRSAKLAESLAHVSRVLIFTKGWEPPLLEFLDLLQLVREAAGERVAITVVPVNVAGDAVEAADRSVWAKALAQRNDARLYVLQDVALPGSPAS
- a CDS encoding alpha/beta hydrolase encodes the protein MGVLVMVFWFWVWVAVMVWAIARFYLRGADLSAYDRTPPAAVGGFREPSAEHHEVVELLKGFASAGAGVSSRDRLKTMRDTMDAMGDDADLEGVQVTRVDTDGVPGEWVLAEGADPNRRLLYLHGGAFTMGSPRSHRPITTTLSRIAGASVLAVDYRLMPEHRRLDCLTDCQRAYRWILENGPQGKRALETLFVAGDSAGGNLTLAVIAWARDSGLRPAEAAVALSPATDATFTSPSLASNVATDHMLGPMFGRITRLPRVGALWFSWFAYRVRPSDPRVSPVFGDLSNLPPTLVHASEAEMLLDDARRYVNKANAAGSEATLETWHHMLHVWHAFEQKLPEAREAFEHIGRFLELCAPRKQSALASA